A single window of Alphaproteobacteria bacterium DNA harbors:
- a CDS encoding DNA primase, with protein sequence MSIPPDFLDDLRTRVPVSDVVRRRVQLRKQGREWAGLSPFNKEKTPSFFVNDDKRFYHCFSSGKHGDVFSFLMEVEGLTFREAVETVAALAGMDVPSEGPEMEQRRRVAKTAMDTLAIATEFYESQLRMPAGRGALAYLKDRGLDDATIRRFRLGYAPSAYGSLAASLTPDGISQDQLVEAGLMKRRDDGRVTDYFRDRIMFPITDRQGHVIAFGGRTLGDAQPKYLNSPENAVFHKGSVLYGLASARQAAHQSDRVLVVEGYMDVIALAQAGIAEAVAPLGTAIGEDQIRLLWTLAAEPVLCLDGDRAGRAAAIRAAERALPGLKPGKSLRFALLPEGEDPDTLVRRRGTEAVEAIVAAATPLADVLWQAEAERNPPTSPERRAAFHRALLAQVQRIADETVRAYYEQDMRQRLRAAFTPAAPPADATAGHRNRRRPWTGEPTRRLRPNRRPNPGDLAHQRERVLLGLLVLHPVLAEEVAERFAAIPLRDNALDSLRNRILSVLVTHNDLDAGRFMTQLMEGVASAPDMTALISSMIVSAQTAIPAVRNSDAVALEEARTAVADLLKSIESDGVSADLRQQAAILDDEFGAYDRLTRLVAAERQRLADGQG encoded by the coding sequence ATGAGTATCCCGCCGGACTTTCTCGACGACTTGCGAACCCGGGTTCCGGTGTCGGACGTGGTCCGCCGGCGGGTGCAGTTGCGCAAGCAGGGGCGGGAATGGGCGGGCCTCAGCCCGTTCAACAAAGAGAAAACGCCATCCTTCTTCGTGAACGACGACAAGCGGTTTTATCACTGCTTCTCGTCCGGCAAGCATGGCGACGTATTCTCGTTCCTGATGGAGGTGGAAGGCCTGACCTTCCGCGAGGCGGTGGAAACCGTCGCCGCCCTGGCCGGCATGGACGTGCCCAGCGAAGGCCCGGAGATGGAACAGCGCCGCCGGGTCGCGAAGACCGCCATGGACACGCTGGCCATCGCCACGGAATTCTACGAGTCGCAACTTCGCATGCCCGCCGGCCGCGGAGCCCTGGCCTATCTCAAGGATCGCGGCCTGGACGACGCCACCATCCGCCGCTTCCGGCTGGGCTATGCACCGTCCGCCTATGGCAGCTTGGCCGCCAGTCTGACGCCGGACGGAATCTCGCAAGACCAACTGGTCGAAGCCGGCCTGATGAAGCGCCGCGACGACGGCCGCGTCACCGACTATTTCCGCGACCGGATCATGTTCCCGATCACCGACCGGCAGGGCCATGTGATCGCGTTCGGCGGCCGGACCCTGGGCGATGCCCAGCCCAAATATCTGAACTCGCCGGAAAACGCGGTGTTCCACAAGGGCAGCGTGCTCTACGGCCTCGCCTCCGCCCGGCAGGCGGCGCATCAATCCGATCGGGTGCTGGTGGTCGAAGGCTATATGGACGTGATCGCCCTCGCCCAGGCGGGCATTGCCGAGGCCGTGGCCCCGCTCGGCACCGCCATCGGCGAGGACCAGATCCGCCTGCTCTGGACCCTGGCGGCGGAGCCGGTGCTCTGCCTCGACGGCGACCGCGCCGGCCGCGCCGCCGCCATCCGCGCCGCCGAACGCGCCCTGCCCGGCCTGAAACCGGGCAAGTCGCTGCGCTTTGCCCTGCTGCCGGAAGGCGAGGACCCGGACACGCTGGTCCGACGCCGGGGCACCGAAGCGGTGGAGGCCATCGTGGCCGCGGCGACGCCGCTGGCGGATGTGCTGTGGCAGGCGGAAGCCGAGCGCAACCCGCCGACGTCGCCCGAACGCCGCGCCGCCTTTCACCGCGCGCTGTTGGCGCAGGTGCAGCGGATCGCCGACGAGACCGTGCGCGCCTATTACGAGCAGGATATGCGCCAGCGGCTGCGTGCGGCCTTTACGCCCGCGGCCCCGCCGGCGGACGCGACCGCCGGTCATCGCAACCGCCGGCGCCCCTGGACCGGTGAGCCCACCCGTCGGCTACGGCCGAATCGCCGGCCGAATCCCGGGGACCTGGCGCATCAGCGCGAGCGCGTGTTGCTGGGATTGCTGGTCTTGCACCCTGTTCTGGCAGAGGAAGTGGCCGAGCGATTCGCCGCGATTCCATTGCGCGACAACGCGCTTGACAGTTTGCGCAACCGAATTTTAAGCGTACTTGTCACCCATAATGACCTTGACGCTGGTCGCTTCATGACACAGCTAATGGAAGGAGTCGCTTCGGCGCCGGACATGACAGCCCTGATCTCCTCGATGATCGTGTCAGCCCAGACGGCAATACCGGCGGTTCGTAACAGCGACGCAGTAGCATTGGAAGAGGCCCGCACTGCGGTGGCGGATTTGCTCAAATCCATCGAAAGTGACGGTGTCTCTGCGGATTTGCGGCAGCAGGCCGCAATCTTGGATGACGAATTTGGAGCCTATGACCGGCTCACCCGCTTGGTTGCGGCCGAACGGCAGCGACTGGCGGATGGTCAGGGTTAG
- a CDS encoding GatB/YqeY domain-containing protein, translated as MLRSLVSQQLKDAMRAKDVRAVSTLRLISAAIKDRDIAARSDGVTDGIGDDEILQLLQKMIKQRQESIRLYEEGGRLELAQQEREEVDIIERFLPKQLSADEVAAAVDSVIADIGAGGIKDMGPLMAALRERYAGTMDFAKASAVAKARLMR; from the coding sequence ATGCTGCGGTCTCTGGTTTCCCAACAACTCAAAGACGCCATGCGCGCCAAGGACGTCCGCGCGGTATCGACATTGCGTCTCATCTCGGCCGCGATCAAGGATCGGGACATTGCCGCGCGCAGCGACGGCGTCACCGATGGCATCGGCGACGACGAAATTCTGCAACTGCTCCAGAAGATGATTAAGCAGCGGCAGGAATCGATTAGATTGTATGAGGAAGGCGGTCGCCTCGAACTGGCGCAGCAGGAGCGGGAGGAGGTCGACATCATCGAGCGCTTCCTGCCCAAACAGCTGAGCGCGGACGAGGTCGCCGCCGCCGTCGACTCCGTCATCGCCGATATCGGCGCCGGCGGCATCAAGGATATGGGGCCGCTGATGGCGGCGCTGCGCGAGCGCTATGCCGGCACCATGGATTTCGCCAAGGCCAGCGCGGTCGCCAAGGCGCGGTTGATGCGTTAA
- the carA gene encoding glutamine-hydrolyzing carbamoyl-phosphate synthase small subunit — protein MSNTNESAAPLAGAIQPRGATAALVLADGSVFWGKGIGATGQTVGEVCFNTSMTGYQEILTDPSFAGQIITFTFPHIGNVGANAEDIETGTSAARGCILRMDITDPSNFRAAEHLNAWLTRQGLIGIAGIDTRRLTRRIRDGGAPNGVVVHAADGVLDLEGALAAARAWPGLEGMDLAKEVSCTQTYDWSQTRWRLGQGFGALERPDRHVVAVDYGAKRNILRCLASAGCRVTVVPATATAEDILAHKPDGLFLANGPGDPAATAEYAVPTLRTLLESGLPMFGICLGHQLLALALGAKSYKMAIGHRGANHPVKDLATGKVEITSQNHGFAIDAETLPEGVTATHVSLFDGTLEGLRVEGRPVFSVQYHPEASPGPHDSHYLFHRFVEAIDQAR, from the coding sequence ATGTCAAATACGAATGAATCCGCTGCGCCGCTCGCCGGCGCCATACAGCCGCGCGGCGCGACCGCTGCCCTGGTGCTGGCCGATGGTTCGGTCTTCTGGGGCAAGGGGATCGGTGCGACCGGCCAGACCGTGGGCGAGGTGTGTTTCAACACGTCGATGACGGGGTATCAGGAAATCCTGACCGATCCCTCGTTCGCCGGCCAGATCATCACCTTTACCTTCCCCCATATCGGCAATGTGGGGGCGAATGCCGAGGATATCGAGACCGGCACGTCGGCGGCGCGCGGCTGCATTCTCCGCATGGACATCACCGACCCGTCGAACTTCCGCGCGGCCGAGCATCTGAACGCCTGGCTGACCCGACAGGGCCTGATCGGCATTGCCGGCATCGACACGCGGCGTCTGACCCGCCGCATTCGCGACGGCGGTGCGCCGAACGGCGTTGTCGTGCACGCGGCCGACGGCGTGCTGGACCTGGAGGGCGCGCTGGCGGCGGCGCGGGCCTGGCCGGGGCTGGAAGGCATGGACCTGGCGAAAGAGGTGTCCTGCACCCAGACCTACGACTGGTCGCAGACCCGATGGCGGCTGGGCCAGGGCTTCGGCGCGCTGGAGCGGCCGGACCGGCATGTGGTGGCGGTGGACTACGGCGCCAAGCGCAACATCCTGCGCTGCCTCGCCAGCGCCGGCTGCCGCGTGACCGTGGTTCCGGCGACGGCGACGGCGGAGGACATTCTGGCCCACAAGCCGGACGGCCTGTTCCTGGCCAACGGCCCCGGCGACCCGGCGGCAACGGCGGAATATGCGGTGCCCACCCTCCGGACGCTGCTGGAGAGCGGCCTGCCGATGTTCGGCATCTGCCTCGGCCACCAGTTGCTGGCGCTGGCACTGGGCGCCAAGAGCTACAAAATGGCCATCGGCCACCGCGGCGCCAACCATCCGGTCAAGGATCTGGCCACCGGCAAGGTGGAGATCACCAGCCAGAATCACGGCTTTGCCATCGATGCGGAGACACTGCCGGAGGGCGTCACGGCCACCCATGTCTCGCTGTTCGACGGCACGCTCGAAGGGCTGCGGGTCGAGGGTCGGCCGGTGTTCTCGGTCCAGTATCATCCCGAGGCCTCGCCGGGGCCGCACGACAGCCATTATCTGTTCCACCGTTTCGTCGAAGCCATCGATCAGGCGCGCTAG
- the carB gene encoding carbamoyl-phosphate synthase large subunit → MPKRTDIKSILIIGAGPIVIGQACEFDYSGAQACKALREEGYRIVLVNSNPATIMTDPNLADATYVEPITPEMVAKIIEKERPDALLPTMGGQTALNTALALADNGTLARFNVELIGAKRDAIAKAEDRELFRDAMTRIGLESPKSQIANTWDEARAALEGIGLPAIIRPSFTLGGQGGGIAYNRDEFEQIVRNGLEVSPVGQVLVEESVLGWKEYEMEVVRDHADNCIIICSIENIDPMGVHTGDSVTVAPALTLTDKEYQIMRDASIACLREIGVDTGGSNVQFAVNPETGRLIVIEMNPRVSRSSALASKATGFPIAKIAAKLAVGYTLDELDNDITRVTPASFEPTIDYVVTKMPRFTFEKFPGSDPLLTTSMKSVGEAMSVGRCFAESLQKAFRSMETGLTGLNEVSIPGSDDPEVILAALAQPRPDRLLTIAQAYRAGLSTETIRQACKYDPWFLEQVRAIVEAENGVRANGLPEDAQALWRLKRMGFSDARLAELASSKEAHVAALRHRLDVRPVYKRIDTCAAEFASETPYLYSCYEGDGSIPPECEAEPTDRTKVMILGGGPNRIGQGIEFDYCCVHAVFALQEAGYETIMVNCNPETVSTDYDTADRLYFEPLTAEDVIEIARKEQSKGTLKGVIVQFGGQTPLKLAEALETAGIPILGTSPDAIDLAEDRERFQDLITRLDLRQPPNGIAHSLEEAEAVAAKIGYPVLLRPSYVLGGRAMQIVHDREGLVNYIATAVQVSGDSPVLVDSYLNDAIEVDVDALADGTDVRVAGIMEHIEEAGVHSGDSACSLPPYSLSADTVAAIARQAEALAKALNVVGLMNTQFAVRKEDGQDAIYILEVNPRASRTVPFVAKAIGAPIAKIAARLMAGEKLADFPPINLTPDHIAVKEAVFPFARFPGVDTLLGPEMKSTGEVMGLDRDFGRAFAKSQLGASAMLPCHGTVFLSVRDGDKPGIVPVARRLAELGFKLVATGGTLRALEAEGLSVGRANKVMEGRPHIVDSIRNGEIDLVINTTEGKQAVTDSFSLRRAALTERVPYYTTMAGARAAVEGIAALRAGDLEVSPLQDYFNGSF, encoded by the coding sequence ATGCCCAAACGCACAGACATCAAGTCCATCCTGATCATCGGCGCCGGCCCGATCGTCATCGGCCAAGCGTGCGAGTTCGATTATTCCGGGGCGCAGGCGTGCAAGGCGCTACGCGAGGAAGGCTATCGCATCGTCCTGGTGAACTCGAACCCGGCGACGATCATGACCGATCCGAACCTGGCCGACGCCACCTATGTGGAGCCGATCACGCCGGAGATGGTCGCCAAGATCATCGAGAAAGAGCGGCCGGACGCGCTGCTGCCGACCATGGGCGGGCAGACGGCGCTGAACACGGCGCTGGCGCTGGCCGACAACGGCACGCTCGCCAGGTTCAACGTGGAGCTGATCGGTGCCAAGCGCGACGCCATCGCCAAGGCGGAGGATCGCGAGCTGTTCCGCGATGCCATGACCCGCATCGGCCTGGAATCGCCGAAAAGCCAGATCGCCAACACCTGGGACGAGGCGCGGGCCGCGCTGGAGGGCATCGGCCTTCCCGCCATCATCCGTCCGTCCTTCACCCTGGGCGGGCAGGGCGGCGGCATCGCCTACAACCGCGACGAGTTCGAGCAGATCGTGCGCAACGGCCTGGAGGTCTCGCCGGTCGGCCAGGTGCTGGTCGAGGAAAGCGTGCTGGGCTGGAAAGAGTATGAGATGGAGGTGGTTCGCGACCACGCGGACAACTGCATCATCATCTGCTCGATCGAGAATATCGACCCGATGGGCGTGCACACGGGCGATTCGGTGACGGTGGCGCCGGCGCTGACGCTGACCGACAAAGAATACCAGATCATGCGCGACGCCTCGATTGCGTGCCTGCGCGAGATCGGCGTGGACACCGGCGGCTCGAACGTGCAGTTCGCGGTCAATCCCGAGACCGGCCGCCTGATCGTGATCGAGATGAACCCCCGCGTTTCGCGCTCGTCGGCGCTGGCGTCGAAGGCCACGGGCTTCCCGATTGCCAAGATCGCGGCCAAGCTGGCGGTCGGCTACACGCTGGACGAGCTGGACAACGACATCACCCGCGTGACGCCGGCCTCGTTCGAGCCGACCATCGACTATGTCGTCACCAAAATGCCCCGCTTCACCTTCGAGAAGTTCCCGGGCTCGGACCCGTTGCTGACCACGTCGATGAAGTCGGTAGGCGAGGCGATGTCCGTCGGGCGCTGTTTTGCCGAATCGCTGCAAAAGGCCTTCCGGTCGATGGAAACCGGCCTGACCGGGCTGAACGAAGTGTCCATCCCCGGCAGCGACGATCCGGAGGTGATCCTCGCCGCCCTGGCCCAGCCGCGGCCGGACCGTCTGCTGACCATCGCGCAGGCCTATCGCGCCGGCCTCTCGACCGAGACCATTCGCCAGGCCTGCAAATACGACCCCTGGTTCCTGGAGCAGGTGCGCGCCATTGTCGAGGCCGAGAACGGCGTGCGCGCCAACGGCCTGCCGGAGGATGCGCAGGCGTTGTGGCGCTTGAAGCGCATGGGCTTCAGCGACGCGCGCCTCGCCGAACTGGCGAGTTCGAAGGAAGCGCATGTCGCGGCGCTGCGCCACCGGCTGGACGTGCGCCCGGTCTACAAGCGCATCGATACCTGCGCTGCGGAATTCGCCAGCGAAACCCCGTATCTCTATTCCTGTTACGAGGGCGACGGCTCCATCCCGCCCGAATGCGAGGCGGAGCCGACCGACCGCACCAAGGTGATGATCCTGGGCGGCGGGCCGAACCGGATCGGGCAGGGGATCGAGTTCGACTATTGCTGCGTCCATGCGGTGTTCGCGCTGCAGGAAGCCGGGTACGAGACCATCATGGTCAACTGCAACCCGGAAACCGTCTCCACCGACTACGACACCGCCGACCGCCTGTATTTCGAGCCGCTGACCGCCGAGGACGTGATCGAGATCGCGCGCAAGGAGCAGTCGAAGGGCACGCTCAAGGGCGTGATCGTGCAGTTCGGCGGCCAGACGCCGCTGAAACTGGCGGAGGCGCTGGAGACCGCCGGCATCCCGATCCTGGGCACCTCGCCCGATGCCATCGACCTGGCGGAGGATCGCGAGCGCTTCCAGGACCTGATCACGAGGCTGGACCTGCGCCAGCCGCCGAACGGCATCGCCCACTCGCTGGAGGAAGCCGAAGCGGTGGCCGCGAAGATCGGCTATCCGGTGCTGCTGCGGCCGTCCTATGTGCTGGGCGGCCGGGCCATGCAGATCGTGCACGACCGGGAAGGCCTGGTGAACTACATCGCGACGGCGGTGCAGGTCTCCGGCGACAGCCCGGTGCTGGTCGACTCCTACCTGAACGACGCCATCGAGGTGGACGTGGACGCGCTGGCCGACGGCACGGACGTGCGCGTCGCCGGCATCATGGAGCATATCGAGGAAGCCGGCGTGCATTCCGGCGACAGCGCCTGCTCGCTGCCGCCCTATTCGCTGTCCGCCGATACGGTGGCGGCGATCGCGCGCCAGGCCGAGGCGCTGGCCAAGGCGCTGAACGTCGTCGGGTTGATGAACACCCAGTTCGCGGTGCGCAAGGAAGACGGCCAGGATGCGATCTACATTCTGGAGGTGAACCCGCGCGCCAGCCGCACGGTGCCGTTCGTCGCCAAGGCCATCGGCGCGCCGATCGCCAAGATCGCCGCGCGCCTGATGGCGGGCGAGAAGCTGGCGGATTTCCCGCCGATCAACCTCACCCCGGACCATATCGCGGTCAAGGAGGCGGTGTTCCCGTTCGCCCGCTTCCCCGGTGTCGACACGCTGCTGGGGCCGGAGATGAAGTCGACCGGCGAGGTCATGGGCCTCGACCGGGATTTCGGCCGCGCCTTCGCCAAGTCGCAGCTCGGCGCCAGCGCCATGCTGCCCTGCCACGGCACGGTGTTCCTGTCGGTGCGCGACGGCGACAAGCCGGGCATCGTGCCGGTGGCGCGCCGGCTGGCCGAGCTGGGCTTCAAGCTGGTGGCGACCGGCGGCACGCTCAGGGCGCTGGAAGCCGAGGGCCTTTCGGTCGGCCGCGCCAACAAGGTGATGGAAGGCCGGCCGCACATCGTCGACTCGATCCGCAACGGCGAAATCGATCTGGTGATCAACACCACCGAGGGCAAGCAGGCGGTGACCGACAGCTTCAGCCTGCGCCGTGCCGCGCTGACCGAGCGGGTGCCGTACTACACGACCATGGCCGGCGCGCGGGCCGCGGTGGAGGGGATTGCGGCCCTGCGTGCGGGTGATCTTGAAGTTTCCCCGCTTCAGGACTATTTTAACGGATCGTTCTAG
- the greA gene encoding transcription elongation factor GreA, whose translation MDKVPMTPAGYQRLEEELRRLKSEARPSVIRAIAEARAHGDLSENAEYHAAKEKQAFIEGRIAELEDKTSRAEIINPVNMAGSANVKFGATVTIVDEDTEEESVFQIVGADESDIDHGRISITSPMARALIGKEAGDQVEVNAPSGSRFYEVMKVEYV comes from the coding sequence ATGGACAAGGTCCCAATGACGCCCGCGGGCTATCAGCGGCTGGAGGAAGAACTGCGCCGCTTGAAATCCGAGGCGCGCCCGTCGGTGATCCGGGCCATTGCGGAAGCGCGCGCGCACGGCGACCTGTCGGAAAACGCGGAATACCATGCGGCGAAGGAAAAGCAGGCCTTCATCGAAGGCCGGATCGCCGAACTGGAAGACAAGACCAGCCGTGCCGAGATCATCAACCCGGTCAACATGGCCGGCAGCGCGAACGTGAAGTTCGGCGCGACCGTGACCATTGTCGACGAGGACACGGAGGAGGAGTCGGTGTTCCAGATCGTCGGCGCTGACGAGTCCGACATCGACCATGGCCGCATCTCCATCACCTCGCCCATGGCCCGTGCCCTGATCGGCAAGGAGGCCGGCGACCAGGTGGAGGTCAACGCGCCGTCCGGGTCGCGCTTCTACGAGGTGATGAAGGTCGAGTACGTCTAG
- a CDS encoding GFA family protein, translating to MPDYHGGCHCGAVRITVRRDAPVDSLTDCNCSVCRKKGILHLAVPEADLTIDRGEQALTLYQWRSHTAKHWFCRHCGIHVFNRPRMHPERYSVNARCLDEFDAIMPNVTLVPFDGQNHPKDRQG from the coding sequence ATGCCGGACTATCACGGTGGTTGCCATTGCGGTGCGGTCCGCATCACTGTCCGCCGGGATGCGCCGGTCGACAGCCTGACCGACTGCAATTGCTCGGTCTGTCGCAAGAAAGGCATCCTGCATCTGGCGGTGCCGGAGGCCGACCTGACCATCGACCGGGGCGAGCAGGCGCTCACGCTCTACCAGTGGCGTTCCCACACGGCGAAGCACTGGTTTTGCCGGCATTGCGGCATCCATGTCTTCAACCGCCCGCGCATGCATCCGGAGCGCTACAGCGTCAACGCGCGCTGCCTGGACGAGTTCGACGCGATCATGCCTAATGTGACCCTCGTCCCTTTCGACGGCCAAAACCATCCGAAGGACCGGCAGGGCTGA
- a CDS encoding acyl-CoA/acyl-ACP dehydrogenase — protein MPYKTFGFSQEQVMMRDSVLGTLNRVLPEAKILELEADSAYPAEAFQALAEAGWLALPFEERYGGAAASNKDLAVFIEALGYHHAGITSAFMTTVIYGGLHLQFHGADWMKRELLPKVIGGKLRMAVGYSEPSGGSDAAAILTRAKRDGDDYVISGQKVFITNAHVADYLVITAKTDPGAGHKGLSLFLLDTKLPGVTIRNLNPMGRRTSLPNEVFLDEVRVPASHLVGEENRGWPLLMRGLNMERMLLAAASAGQMMKIIEIAKDWATQRKAFGQTITEFQAISHKFADMAMMTETARLHTYSVADRLDAGEDPVLETAIAKTVATEYNMIVADLGVQIMGGAGYMDGRMSQLYRDARVGPIGGGSSEIMRTVIAKRMGVI, from the coding sequence ATGCCCTACAAGACCTTTGGCTTCTCGCAAGAGCAGGTGATGATGCGCGACTCGGTGCTGGGCACGCTGAACCGCGTGCTGCCCGAGGCGAAAATCCTGGAACTGGAGGCCGACAGCGCCTATCCGGCCGAGGCGTTTCAGGCGCTGGCCGAAGCTGGCTGGCTCGCGCTGCCGTTCGAGGAACGCTATGGCGGTGCCGCGGCCTCGAACAAGGACTTGGCCGTCTTTATTGAGGCGCTGGGTTATCACCATGCGGGCATCACCTCGGCCTTCATGACCACGGTGATCTATGGCGGCCTGCACCTGCAATTCCATGGCGCCGACTGGATGAAGCGGGAGTTGTTGCCCAAGGTGATCGGCGGCAAGCTGCGCATGGCGGTCGGCTATTCCGAGCCCTCCGGCGGCTCGGACGCCGCGGCGATCCTGACCCGGGCAAAGCGGGATGGCGATGACTATGTCATCAGCGGCCAGAAGGTGTTCATCACCAACGCCCATGTCGCCGACTATCTGGTCATCACCGCCAAGACCGACCCCGGCGCCGGCCACAAGGGCCTGTCGCTGTTTCTGCTCGACACCAAGCTGCCCGGCGTCACCATCCGCAACCTGAACCCGATGGGCCGCCGCACCTCGCTGCCGAACGAGGTGTTTCTGGACGAGGTGCGCGTGCCGGCCTCGCATCTGGTGGGTGAGGAAAACCGCGGCTGGCCCCTGCTGATGCGCGGCCTCAACATGGAGCGCATGCTGCTGGCTGCGGCCAGCGCCGGGCAGATGATGAAGATCATCGAGATCGCCAAGGACTGGGCGACCCAGCGCAAGGCGTTCGGCCAGACCATCACCGAATTCCAGGCGATCAGCCACAAATTCGCCGACATGGCGATGATGACCGAGACCGCGCGCCTGCACACCTACAGCGTCGCCGATAGGCTGGACGCGGGCGAGGACCCGGTGTTGGAAACCGCCATCGCCAAGACGGTGGCAACCGAATACAACATGATCGTGGCCGACCTGGGCGTGCAGATCATGGGCGGCGCCGGCTATATGGACGGCCGCATGAGCCAGCTCTATCGCGACGCCCGCGTCGGCCCGATCGGCGGCGGCTCGTCCGAGATCATGCGCACCGTGATTGCCAAGCGCATGGGCGTGATTTAA
- a CDS encoding CoA transferase — MSHGLLDSILAAYPRAGRDGLRVRFGETGSGDLPAWFDVSGLAAASMGAAGQMLARHRTLRTGEPTAVTADRRLASFWFGMTVRPQGWQMPPAWDPIAGDYRAKDRWIRLHTNAPHHRAAALSVLGDHADRASLEPAVATWEARDLERAVVAAGGCAAVMHDLHEWSLHPQGQAVAAEPLVHWRAWGEHAPRRREAPADRPLAGLKVLDLTRVLAGPVAGRFLAGYGAGLLRIDPPDWDEPGVVPEVTLGKRCARLDLKTPEGRRVFETLLAEADVLLHGYRADALERLGYGGERLWAIRPGLIDVSLNAYGWTGPWATRRGFDSLVQMSSGIADYGMRLSGAAKPTPLPVQALDMATGYLLAAAVLHALNERMETGTVWSARLSLARVAHLLIGSKRGTPGDGMAAETEADWDARIEATDWGPARRPLFPVAVEGAPARWNLPARELGWSAPMWG; from the coding sequence ATGTCCCACGGCCTTCTCGATTCCATCCTCGCGGCCTACCCACGGGCGGGACGCGACGGCCTTCGGGTCCGCTTCGGCGAAACCGGCAGCGGCGACCTGCCCGCCTGGTTCGATGTCAGCGGTCTGGCGGCGGCGAGCATGGGCGCGGCCGGGCAAATGCTGGCGCGTCACCGCACCCTGCGGACCGGCGAACCGACCGCGGTGACCGCGGACCGGCGGCTGGCCTCGTTCTGGTTCGGCATGACGGTGCGGCCGCAGGGCTGGCAGATGCCGCCCGCCTGGGACCCGATTGCCGGCGACTACCGCGCCAAGGACCGCTGGATCCGCCTGCACACCAACGCGCCGCACCATCGCGCCGCGGCGCTCTCGGTGCTGGGGGACCACGCCGACCGGGCGAGCCTGGAACCGGCGGTGGCCACCTGGGAGGCGCGAGATCTGGAACGGGCCGTGGTCGCGGCGGGCGGCTGTGCGGCGGTGATGCACGACCTGCACGAATGGTCCTTGCATCCGCAGGGGCAGGCCGTCGCCGCGGAGCCCCTGGTGCACTGGCGCGCCTGGGGCGAGCACGCACCGCGTCGCCGCGAGGCGCCGGCCGACCGGCCGCTGGCCGGGCTGAAAGTCCTGGATCTGACCCGCGTCCTGGCCGGGCCGGTCGCCGGGCGGTTTCTGGCGGGCTACGGCGCCGGCCTGCTGCGCATCGACCCGCCGGACTGGGACGAGCCCGGCGTGGTGCCGGAGGTGACGCTCGGCAAGCGTTGTGCGCGGCTCGACCTGAAAACGCCGGAGGGTCGGCGCGTGTTCGAGACTCTGCTGGCCGAGGCCGATGTGCTGCTGCACGGCTATCGCGCCGACGCATTGGAACGGCTCGGCTATGGCGGCGAGCGTCTGTGGGCGATCCGGCCGGGCCTGATCGACGTCTCCCTGAACGCCTATGGCTGGACCGGCCCCTGGGCCACCCGCCGCGGCTTCGACAGCCTGGTGCAGATGTCGAGCGGCATTGCCGACTACGGCATGCGCCTCAGCGGGGCGGCGAAGCCGACGCCGCTGCCGGTGCAGGCTTTGGACATGGCGACCGGCTATCTGCTGGCCGCCGCGGTCTTGCACGCCCTGAACGAGCGGATGGAAACGGGCACCGTCTGGTCCGCCCGCCTGTCGCTGGCAAGGGTGGCGCACCTCTTGATCGGCTCGAAACGCGGCACGCCCGGCGACGGCATGGCAGCGGAAACCGAAGCGGACTGGGACGCTCGGATCGAGGCCACCGACTGGGGGCCGGCGCGGCGGCCGCTATTCCCGGTTGCGGTCGAGGGGGCACCCGCGCGCTGGAATCTTCCGGCCCGCGAACTCGGCTGGTCCGCACCGATGTGGGGGTGA